The genomic window TTGCCATTTGTGCAGCTGCGCAAGGTTTGGTAACCTATCATTTGTTAAATGCTAAGCCAAGCGCCTATGTATTGGCTTTCCTGTTTTTCTCCACGTTACTAATTTACAACTTAGCCGTTTTACTGTCTAAACCAAAAGAACCGCAAAAATCTCCTTTTAAAAGAGTGAGATGGATTTTTGCACATCACAGGTTAACTATATCTACCACTTTAATTTCGGTGCTTTGCCTTATCCCTTTGGGTTTGCTGTATTTAAGTTTCGAAGCAAAATTGCTGATGGTATTTATAGGTTTACTTTCTGTTGCCTATAATATTCCATTCTTAACCTTAAACGGCAAAAAAATCGGACTAAGAAATATCCCGGGCATCAAATTATTTTTAATTGCTTTTGTTTGGGCCAGCAGCTGTGTTTTACTGCCCATTGTCGAATTAGAGAGTCTGCATCAGATACAAGTTCCGCTAAGCGAAACCGTGTTGTTGGTTGCTAAAAGATTTCTATTTGTTTGTGCCATAACCGTTCCTTTTGATATTAGAGACCTGTTTCAGGACAAGTTGTACGAGCTAAAGACGATACCCGTAGTATTGGGCGAAAAAAAAGCCTGGATTTTTTGCCAAGCCTTGTTAGGTATTTATCTAGTAGCTTTTGATCTTATTCACAAAAGGCATCAACACAGATGTAATTGGATTAACTTTAACAGTAGTACTTACAGGCTGGTTAATCTTCAAATCCAATATCAAGAGAAATGAGTATTTCTACTTCGGATACCTAGACGGAACCATGTTATTGCAATATGTGATATTGGTTCTGTGTAGTTGGTTGAGTGTTGCACTAACTTAAAGACCTCCGTCATCCCAGATTTAGTCTGGGATCGTAATGCGATAAAAAATAGAATAACTATTCGCTTTAAGATTCCCGCCTACGCGGGAATTACGTGATGATGAACGTATGTGAGAAATCTACAAGTTTAAACACATCCTCAAAACAGATTTCTCACATAGGTTCGAAATGACGCAACGATGAAAGTTAATTCAAATAATACAACTTAACTCCCCACATTAAACTTATAACCCACTCCTCTAACCGTTTGCAATAACTGCGGGTTATCTGGATTTACCTCTATTTTCTTACGTAAACGTACAATATGCATATCCAAAGTTCTGGTATTTACATCAGAGTTGTAACCCCAAACTTCCAACATTAAATCTTCTCTACTAATTACTTGGTTAGGGTTGCGCAAGAAATAAAGTAATATCCTGTTTTCAAGAATGGTCAACTCAATCTTCTTACCATCACGAAACAAAGTATGGATATTTGGATGGTGCTCCATATTTCCAAAACGATGGATTTCTGAACGTTCTGCATTTACCAAAAATTTTACCTTGCTTTCTAACATTGCTACCAAAACATCCATATTAAATGGTTTGGTTACATAATCAGAAGCCCCAAACTGATAGGCATCAATTTTATCTACGTCTTGTGCTTTGGCAGTCATCATAATGATCAAACCTTCGAAACCATTTTTACGCACTTCTTCACAAACCTCAGAACCTTCTTTACCGGGCAGCATCCAATCTAGCAATACAATATCTGGTTTTTCTGCAGCTATTGTTTGCACCGCACTGGCACCATCTCCCTCTTCTATAACCTGGTAGCCTTCCGTTTTTAAGCGCATTGCAGTTAAAAAACGCAGGTTTTCATCATCTTCTACAATTAATATTTTAATATCTTTTGACATATTTTTTGAATTTTGAATGAGTAAACGATTGAATGAGTAATTCTTCAAACTAACATCCCTCAATCTATTAGCTTTTATTTAATCATTGATTCCTTTACTCATTTAATCATTGGTTAAATGGTAAAACAATCTTAAATTCTGTTCCTTTATTTACAACGCTCCGAACACTGATTTCGCCTTTCATAAAATTAACAAGTTCTTTGCAAAAAGCCAAACCTAAGCCCACGCTGCCCGCTTGGTTATATTGGTTTTGTATGCGGTAAAACTTCTTAAAGATATTGTTTATTTCTGATGCCGGAATACCAATACCCGCATCTTTAAAACGGAGCACAATTTTATCCTTAATTAAACGTGCCGTAATGTGCATTTGTTTTTTATCTGGCTGCGAATATTTGTAGGCGTTCTCTAACAAATTATCAAATAAACTGCCTAATAAAACCGGATCTGTAGTAAAATGAGTAAAGTCGGTTACTTCGTAGCTTAACTTAAAATCTGGGTGTTTTAGCTGGTGCACATCGATGGTGCTTTCTATAAATTCGGTAATGTTTACCCTATCTTCATTTAGCTTAACGGCTTTGTTCTCAATTTGCGTAAAGGCCAGTAGTTTATTCATCAATCCGTTCAGCTTATCGGCCTCTTCATCTAATATTTTGCCGTACAATTTTTGCTCCCTTTCTGAAATACTTGCCGCACTTTTAATGTTGTTGCCTGCTATTTTGATTACGCTTAATACCGGTGTTTTAAACTCGTGGGTTAAATTGGTAATAAAATCATATTGCAGCTTAAACATCTTATGGTTAATGTTTAGGTTTCTATAAATTAAAAATGCCACTAAAAGTAGTAAGCCATAAAACAATAAAATGAGTGCCGCTATTGGAAAAAAGTAGCTAAAAATCTCTTTTTTGATGAAAGACTTTGCGGAAATGAAATACAGTTTGTAAGCCGAAAAAGGGCCACCTAAAGTAATTTCTCCAGTTACATATTCCGAAGAAGTTTCTAAAGGATCGTAAGTTACAGGCTCTATGCGTACAGATTGGTAAAGTAATGGCCGGTTGTTCTTAATTTTAATTTTCAACGGATCAAGCTCAAAAGAAAGCATATCCTGTTGGTACACTGGTTCTGATGGCAATTTGGTGTTAATCATCTGCTTGTACACCTTTAAATCTTCAAACCTAGGTATGTTGAAATAATCAATTCTGTTTGGTCTAATGTTAGAAAAGTTACTAAACAAATCTTCCTGACTAGGAACTCTACTTGTATCCAATTTATGTACAAAAGTGTAGAGCTTTAGTGCTAGTTCGTTAAAATTTTCTAACGTGGTGTTACTTGCAATTGAGTTTGTGCCAAAAATTTTTACCGAATCTTCGGGAATATAAGTACCAAACTGATAAACACTTTTCATACCTACAGAAAAGTTGCCAACGTTCAATCCATTTTCTTCGTAGCGGGCATTGCGCACCTCTGCATCAAAAAAAACAACCTTTTTAACAAAAGGATATTTCAGCAAAATGGTATCTACAAATTTTGCGGCGGTAGTAGAATCTAAGTAACCATTATAATAAGAAATTTCGGGCAGTTTATTAAGAAAAAAATCGTTGTACGGCTTTATACTTTCTTCTAAAACGTTGGTTTTTGCCGAAACAAAATCTCCTTCTATTTTCTTCTTGCTAAAATTAAACGCCAAAAAGAGAGAGAGAATAAATAGTACCGAAATTAGGCCAATGAAAGTAACAATCAATGAAAAATTCTTGCGATAACCACTTTCTTTTACAGATTCCTTAGGCATAATTTATCGCTTTCTAAGGTTATCTTTTAAAAAAAGTTCCAGTGCTGCGTAAGATTTTTTTCTAGCTTCTTCCCTGTTTAATACCGATTTGTTATCCTCTTTTTCGAGGTAAGTTACTGGCGAGTTCAGTTTTTTAAGTTCCTTTACAAACTGTACGGCATCATTACCATTAATTCTTGGGTCTTTAGAGTTTTGAGTAATGAATATTGGAATTTTAACTTTATCTGCATGAAAAACTGGCGAAGCTTGCCTCATGTACTCCGCATCTTTATCTGGGTTACCCACCATCTCATAAAACATTTGCAGGTTAGCCGTTAAAAATGGCGGTATGGTTTTAAGGTAACTGAAAAGATTAAGCACCCCTGCACTAGAGCCCGCACATTTGTACATTTTAGGATTGGCAACCGCACTATTGATAGCAACCAAGCCACCAAAACCATAGCCGTAAATGGCTACACGCTGCGGATCTGCAATTTTCTGATCAATTAACCATTGTACACCAGCATCAACATCTTGTTGTATTTTTTGCCCCCATTCTTTAAAACCAGCGGCATAAAATTCTTTACCATAACCAGTAGAACCTCTGTAATTTACCTGCAAAACCGCATATCCTCTGTTGGCCAAAAACTGTACATCAGAGTTAAAGCCCCAACTGTTTCGCTGCCCTGGCCCATTGTGTGGTATAACTACAACAGGCAGTTGCTCTGGCTCTAGCCCTAAAGGCAACGTTAAATAACCGTTTATTTTAAAGCCATCGGCGGTAAGATAGCTGATTGGTTTCATTTCGCACATTTCTTCTTCCTTAATAGAAGGATTAATGTCGCTTAACTTTTTAAGGAAATTATTTTCGGCGTAATACAGATAATATGCTCCTGGGCTACGATCTGTAAAGGTTCTCACGATAAAATGTTGCTCCTTTTTATCGCTATGAATAATCCTAGACTCCGCATCGGGGATTAGCTTTTCCAGATTTTGGAATAGCTGCTTTGCTTCTTCGTTAAGATAGTGTTTCTCTTTCTTCCAAGTTTCGTACACCACAAAATCCATCTTAGCTCGGCGCTTAGAGTATTGTGCTTCAACTACGTTCAAAGTATCATTGGCAAACAACACGTTTTTCTCTTTGCCATTGGTACAATCAATCTCTATCAGCGCATTTTTATCACGGTTTACGTTAGAAATAGCATAAACAATATTTGGTTTACTTTCAGAAAAAGCTACCGGCCATAATGTCGTTTTAAAGTTGTTAGTAATGATTTTTTGAAACGCCTTAGTTTCGTTTTCTCTATACCAAAACGATTCATTTACACCGTCGCTAGAAATGGCCATCCGTAACTTTCCCTTGCTATCGGTAAGCCAATTGGTAAAGTTACCCGGGTTTTTCGCCGCAATAACCATTTGCCCGTTTCTCACGTTTAAACGATAAACATCAAAAACGGTAGAATCTCTTTTGTTACTGGTTACCAGCAAAAATTTATCGTCAATTAACTGATCTTCCAAGAGGCGCACTTTACTCTTTTCATCAGCATTTAAAAGCCGTTCTTCGGTGCCATTTTTATTTACAATGTACAAGTCGGTCTGGAACCTAGTCCCGTCTTTTTCCTTGTAATAAATCAGCTCATCATTACTAACCCAGCAATAAAAATTAATATTGCGCTCTTCCAATTTAGAAACTTCGGTTGTTGCTCCTTTTTCTAAATCTTGTACTACTAAATGTTGTTTTTTATCTTTAAGTGTAAGGTAAGACAGGTATTTGCCATTAGGCGATAGCCGATACAAAGCCCTATCCTGCGTTTTAAAGAAATCATTAACAGGAATTTCCCTTACTTTTTTCTCCCGACTGCAGGCGAAAAGCGCCACCACCACCAATAACCATCCATATTTTTTCACAGCAACCATCATATCACAAAATTACACAACAAAGTACGGTTAAGCCATAAGCATTAACATTGTTACTTATCTTAAAATTTTAGTTAATATCAAATAAAACAAAAAATGGCACTCGATAAAAATACAACGCGTAACATTTAAAATACAAGTTGCGGTAATACGTTATTTTTAATTGAATACGTAATTATAAGTTAAAAAATTTAATTTTAGCAAAGCTGATGCTGGGTTAAAGCTAACAACCACTAATCCTTAAAATAGATGAAACATTTTGTGCTCCTTTTACTGGCTTGCTGCTTATCATCCACTATGTGGGCACAAGATAATGTGGAAGAAGCGTTAGCCTACCAATATTACCAACAGGCCGATTACGAAAAGGCCGCTTCTTTATTAGAAAAACTATTTAACCGAACCAGAAACGATAGCTACTTTGACCTTTATTACACTTCCTTATTAAAAATAAAAAAGTACAATGAAGCAGAAAGTTTGGTAAAACGCTTAATTAAGCAAGCTCCCGATAAGCTAAATTATCAAATTGCTTTGGGCAGGGTTTACCAAGAAAACGGCAAAACGGCCGATGCCAATAAAATTTACTATACCGCTATACAAAATGTAGCAAAAAACGAATTTCAGGTTAGAGATTTAGCCAATTCGTTTTACCGTTTCGAAGCTTATGATATGGCCGTAAATACATTTTTACAAGGCCGAAAAATATTAAACGACGACCAGTTGTTTGCTTTCGAATTGTTAAGTATCTATCGTTTTAAGAAAGACAAAGCGGCCTTAATTAACGAATACTTAAATGCCCTGCCTGCCAACCCACAACTTTTACCACAAGCACAAAGTGTGTTGGCCAACCTTTTCGAGAGCAATAGCGATTACCAGGTTTTACAATCGGCTTTGCTCAAAAAAATACAAAAAGACCCACAAAACGAAATTTATACCGAGCTGCTGATTTGGCAATTTATACAACAAGAAGCCTACGAAATGGCACTTAGGCAGCTTATAGCTCAAGATAAACGTACTAAAAACTCTGCCAATTTATTGTTTAACACGGCCAATACTTTTGTAGCTAACAAAGCATTTGCAACAGCAATTAAAGCTTATGAATATCTGTTAACAAAAGGCCCAGAAAATGAATTGTATCTTCCCTCAAAAATTCAGTTAATTAATGCCAAATATGAACTGGCCTTGCTGGGTAAAACAGAACCAGCAGCAATTAAGGCGCTGGCCGATGAGTTTTCGCAGATCATTACGCAATATGGCATTAACAGCCAAACCATTTTTGCGCTCAAAAAACTATCATATCTACAAGCTTACTACCTTAATGATTTGCCAGCGGCCGAAAAAACTTTAGAACAGGCATTAAAAGTACCAGGCCTGCCAGGTTTAGAGATTGGACAACTAAAGATAGATTTAGGCGACATTTACGTATTGAACAAACAGCCTTGGGAAGCAGTATTGGTTTATGAACAGGTAGCGAAACAATACGATAATTTACCTGTTGCCAGCGATGCCCGTTTCCGTTCGGCAAGGTTATCTTTTTATCAAGGTAACTTTAAGTTTGCCAAATCGCAGGCTGATGTATTGAAAGCTTCTACTTCTCAACTCATGGCTAACGATGCCATAAACCTGAGCTTATTGATTTCTGACAACCTACAGAACAAAAACGACAGCTTAGCTTTGATGATGTATGCAGATGCAGAAATGCTACAGTTTATCAACAATAATTCTGCTGCATTAAAAAAACTCGACAGCATAGACATAGCCTATAAAAACAATAGCTTAGCTGATGATATTTTAATGGCTAAAGCAAGAATTTTTATCAAGGAAAAGGATTTTAGCAAAGCAGAAAATAACTTAAAGCAACTAATTGATAACCATACCAACAGTATTTGGATAGACGATGCCATTTTTACCCTTGCTGAGCTTTATGAAAACAACCTCAACAATTTAGAAGAAGCTAAGAAATTATACCAACGCTTAATTACTGATTTTCCGGGAAGCATGCTGAATACAGAAGCTAGAAAAAGATACCGAAATATACGTGGCGATAATTTAGGCACATAACGTATCTTTGCAACATGTTATTATACAATGTTACGCTAATTATAGAGGAAAGCGCTGTTGAAGAATGGCTAAAATGGATGCAGGAAACACATATTCCTGCCGTACTGGCTACCGAAAAATTTGTTTCTAACCGTTTGCTTAGGGTTTTAGATTCGCCAAATGAAGGTGTTACCTATTGTGCGCAATACGTGGCAGAGAGTTTTGCAGATTACGAAGACTATCAGCTAAACTTTGCACCAGCTTTACAAGCCGAATTGCAACAGAAATTCGAAAATAGATTTGTAGCTTTTAGAACATTAATGGAATTTGTAAACTGATGAATATTATTGAAACTCCGATTAAAGATCTATTTGTACTTGAGCCAAAAGTTTGGAAAGACAATAGAGGATATTTTTACGAAAGCTATAGCCAAAAAGTTTTTGAAGATGCGGGCGTAAAAGTAAATTTTGTACAAGACAATCAATCGTTCTCCCAAAAAGGGGCTTTAAGAGGCTTACATGCACAAGCTAGTCCTTTTGCACAAGGAAAACTGGTTAGGGTAATACAAGGTAGCGTGGTAGATGTAGCTGTAGATATTAGAAAAAACTCTGCTACTTACGGACAACATTTTGCAATAGAATTAAGTGGTGAAAACCACAAACAACTTTGGGTACCACCGGGCTTTTTACACGGATTTTTAACTTTAGAAGACGATACCATCTTTACCTATAAAGTAACCAATTATTACGATAAAGCTTCGGAAATTGGTGTGATGTGGAACGATCCAACTTTGAATATTGATTGGGCCGCATACCTAGATCCTAGCGAGTTTTTATTCTCTGATAAAGATTTAGCGCTAAGCAACTTCGATTCTTTTACATCGCCGTTTTAGTCAGTTTTCGTCTTTGCGAGGCACGAAGCCAGTGGAGAAATCTTTATCGGTTTGCAGGTTTAAGTTGAGCTTAATTACTTGTACAACAAAACCCCTCGCACTAATCTAAATAAATAGCTTCAAATTCTCGTTTCGTACTTCGCCAGAGGCTTAACTTAAACTTGTTGCTACCAGCTGCAGTTATTTGTTAGTTGAATAATATTCTCGATTTGTCAATAACATTTCCATTTCTTGTTTCCAAAATCCATTTTCTTCTATGAGAGCTTTGCTATCTATCTCAATGATTTTCTGTTTTAGGTTCTCATATTGTTCGTCGGTAAAATCACAGTCAATGACGGCATTTTCGCCATTCTCTGCAAGTAGCTTAGATATGAATATTCGATAGACAAGTAAAGTCTGAGCAAGAGTTGAAATTGAACTATTCATATAATAAGATTTAAAATAGTCCTCATGGTCTAGCCAAACAACTTTGTCATTGTCCAATATGTCCAAGGCAATAGGATTTCCGCTTCCGTCAGAACCTATCGAAATAAATCTATTATAGTCATCCTCGAGAAAGTCGTAAAGTTTTGTAAGTAAAATAACTCCATCTTCTGGGTCGTTCGTATCTTTTGCAAATGATAGAAAAGGTGCTGAACTATTCGGAAGACCTGAAACGTTAAAAAAATCGATAGTTGACTTTTGGAAATTTAATCCTTCTAGCTTTTCTAATGGGAATGGGCTGAGAATGTCATTACCTACGGCTATCCACTTACTTTTAAATTCTGTTGCTGTCATTGTCTAACTATTGCTGGTAACTATTAGACTTACGAAGTTTTAGAAACTTCGTAAGTCTTCTCGACCATACATACTCCTCCCCCTTGGGGAGGTTGGGAGGGGCTTTACTGTTTAATCAAATCGTACAACTCATCCAATTTTGGAGAAAGCACAATTTCTATTCTGCGGTTTTTACTTCTACCCTCTGCGGTTGTATTTTCTGCCAAAGGCTGAAACTGACCTTTTCCAGTAGCGGTCATCCTTACACTTTCTACTTTTTGTTCGTCGGTTAAGAAACGGACTACCGAAGTTGCACGCAGTACACTCAAATCCCAGTTATCTTTAATTTGTCCTAGATTGTTTATACGTTGCGAGTCTGTATGGCCTTCTACCGCAATATTAATTTCTGGCTGCTGCTTTAAAACCTCTGCCAATTGGGTTAGTGCCTTCTTACCGTTCTCATCAATTATAATGCTGCCCGAAGGAAACAAAAGCTTATCCGTTAGCGATACGTAAACCTTGCCGTTTTTAACTTCTACCGTTAAACCACTTTTGGTAAAGCCCAATAAAGCTTGTTGTAGCTTGGCTCTTAGCTGGTCGGTTGCTTGGTCTCTCTTGCGCAACACTTCTTCTACCTCTTTTAATCGTTGCTCACGCTTAGCCAAGTCGCCAGTTAATTTATTAATCTCCGATGAGCTGTTGGTTCTAAGTTTACTATAATTTGCATCCAACTCTAGGTAACGATCGTTAAGCGCTGCTAGTTTACCATTTAGGGTTGCCGTATCTGCCTGTAAACGCTTTATACGTTGTTCTAAACTTTCATTATTTAGCTGCGCATCGTTCCAGCCGGTATTTAGCGAGTCTTGTTTTGCCAATAACGACTTGTACTTTTTTGTAGAAAGCACCACACAAGAACTTAGCGTTGCGGTTACCAAAAATAGAGCGAATAGAAGATTTAGTTTTTTCATTACTGTTTATTTATTGAGATACTGCTTTGCGCAAAAATAAAACGAAAGGCTGAATAGTTTTGAAAGCAGTTATTAACTTATCAACGATATTATTTTTATAAAAATCATCTTCCTTTAATGGATAAATAGAAATAAAACTCTTAAGTCTAAGGTATTCAATCATAGGATGATCTATTTCATAGCCTTTTGGAGCTTTTTTTAGAGAGTCCTCTTTACTTAAAGAAAATATTTTTTGGTAGTCTTTGTCATTGATGATTTCTAAAAACTCATCGCCATTGTAGTCAATTTCTTCTCTTATACTTTTAACTATTTTGCTTTCGGGCATCCAAAAACCTACACCAAAAAAGCAGTTTCTAGGTTCTAAATGTAAATAATAAGCTGGTGTACTTGGCCCATAACCTTTTACGTCGAAAGCAATTCCGTAGTTTTTCTTATAAGGATCTTTGTTTAAGCTAAACCTCACATCTCTATAAATTCTGAGCAAACACTTTTTAGGTTCGGTATCTGCAGAAAACTCCGGATCTATAGCTGCTAATTCTTTGATTAATGGAGAAATAAAAGCAAATAAATCCAGCTTGGCTTCTTCATAACGGAATTTGTTTAGGGCAAACCATTCGCGGTTATTATTTTCCGCTAATTCTCGAAGAAAATCGAAAGTTGTTTTTTTCAGCATAAATAATCACATTAGCAATCGCTACCAATGTAGTGAATTAATATGTTTTTCTGTAAAATTTAATGGATTTTAACAGTAGAGATTAGGCTACATCTGGTTTTTTACGATAGCTCGTATACCAAATTGTACCCACTACTCCAGCTAATAAGAACGGTGCTGCCAACAAGTACAAAACACCCGAGTTTAGTCCCTTGGTTTGGGTATTGCCATTTTTAACGCCCATTTCGGCATTGGCAGTGCACATGGCACATTGCGCATTAGCTTTTGGAGCTAAAGCAATTGTTGCCATAAAGAAAAGTAAAACAGCTAGTACTTTTTTCATAGTGCAAAGGTACTGATAAAGTTTAAGAGCTTGTTAAGCTTAAGAAACAAAAATCTTTCATTTTATTTACTAATGTAAATAATATGGCGAAATCATTACATAAACAATAACCCCTGTTACTGCCACATACAACCAAATTGGAAAAGTAATTTTGGCAATTTTGCGATGCTTATCAAAACGCTCAGCTAAGGCTCGCACATACGTAACTAAAACAAAAGGAATGATGATTACCGATAGACAGATATGCGTGATTAAAATGAAGTAATAAACATATTTGATGGCTCCTTCGCCACCAAACTTGGTAGAATCAGACGTCATGTGATAGGCTACGTACATTCCCAAAAACAAAACAGATAGTAGAATAGCAAACTTCATTAAATTTTCGTGCAGCTTACGTTTGCCATTTTTGATAGCCCAAACCGCTACAACCAGTACAACTGCAGTGAGGCCATTTATAGTGGCATAAATTGGCGGCAAGAAGCTCAAGGGCTTTACGTCATAACCCAGTTTCCTTAAGTTAACCCCAAACAACAAAGCCACTACCAACGGAATAGCAACCGAAAGAATTACAATCCACTTGTTATATTTTTGTTCAACTGTTTTTTCTACGTGGTTCATTTTAAATCTCTAACTTGATATCCCAAAAACTTATTTTGACTTTTGACTTTTGACTTTTGACTTTTGACTTTTGACTTCCAACTTCCATCTCACACCTTTTACCTTTGAATTCTACCTGCCGTCTTTCATATTTCTCAACTCTTCGGCAATTAGCACTTTAATTTCATCGTCTAATTTAGAAAGCGCTTCGTGATTATTAGCATCGTAAAAACCTCTAATCCTATGATGACTATCTAGCAATACGATTTTATGGCTATATATCACTTTCTCAACAGGTGTTTTAACTTCAATCACATCTAGCAACAAATCTTTCCTAACCATGGCATAAACAGCGGTAGTATCTCCGCTCAATAAATCCCATTTATTGGGTTTTGCTTGTAACAACCTTGCTGTTTCTGCCAGTTGCTCCTTGTTATCAGACGGGTCTACGCTAATGCTTGCAAAATGAACCAAGTTATTATTTTGATACGTTTTGTTGAACTTTTTAAATTCGGTAAAAATAGCTCTTGAACCATCCGTTTGAACATGACTATACAATAGGTTCAAGACCATGATCTTTCCTCTCCAACTATCTAAGGTAACGGTGTCCCCATTTTGATTAGTTAAAGAGAAATTACTTACGGAATGATAAATTGTATCTGGTATTTGCTTACCCCTTACCGAATGGAAGGTAGAAGCAACTTGTTTAGGACCAAAAATAGCCAAGGGTCTGTACCTATTTTTTCCCTGATCCTGAAGTAAATAATATAAAAATCCTGGCATCACTAATATGGCTGCCAGGATTAATATGGTTGAAATCTTCTTTTTGCTAGAACTTGCGTTCATTATATTTATTAATGATGAGAAGTACCGCTATTTTTATAAACTGGGTGTTCCTGTAAATGATTCAATAGGTAACCTCCCTCAATTAGCATCAATACAATAAAATAAATGATAAAGATGAATACAATTGAGCAGCAAATAATAAAGCTTTTCTTTTCGAACTTTAAATGCATAAAGAAAGCAACAATGTAGTATGCCTTAATTAAGGTAAGTACAACATAAAAAGCGTACAAAGCTGGGCCCTTTGCAACAATATGCCAGTGGTGTACAAACCCTAGAGCTACTAAAAACTCTACCGCTGTAATTGCTAAAAGGATACCAAATACTTGCCAAATTTGCTTTACTCCCATTCCTTCGCCATGTGCATGAGCGTCGTGAGTATCTAATGTATGATCGTGATGTGCCATTATCTTAAATAAATTTTATTAGGTAATTAGATTAAATAGAAGAAGGTAAATACGAATACCCACACCAAATCTACGAAGTGCCAGTACAAACCAACTTTTTCAATCATTAAATAACTTCCTCTTTTCTCGAAAGTATTATTCAACACCATAAATAAAATGATGATGTTTAAAATGATACCTACCGTTACGTG from Pedobacter sp. SL55 includes these protein-coding regions:
- a CDS encoding SUKH-4 family immunity protein, whose protein sequence is MTATEFKSKWIAVGNDILSPFPLEKLEGLNFQKSTIDFFNVSGLPNSSAPFLSFAKDTNDPEDGVILLTKLYDFLEDDYNRFISIGSDGSGNPIALDILDNDKVVWLDHEDYFKSYYMNSSISTLAQTLLVYRIFISKLLAENGENAVIDCDFTDEQYENLKQKIIEIDSKALIEENGFWKQEMEMLLTNREYYSTNK
- a CDS encoding prolyl oligopeptidase family serine peptidase, translated to MMVAVKKYGWLLVVVALFACSREKKVREIPVNDFFKTQDRALYRLSPNGKYLSYLTLKDKKQHLVVQDLEKGATTEVSKLEERNINFYCWVSNDELIYYKEKDGTRFQTDLYIVNKNGTEERLLNADEKSKVRLLEDQLIDDKFLLVTSNKRDSTVFDVYRLNVRNGQMVIAAKNPGNFTNWLTDSKGKLRMAISSDGVNESFWYRENETKAFQKIITNNFKTTLWPVAFSESKPNIVYAISNVNRDKNALIEIDCTNGKEKNVLFANDTLNVVEAQYSKRRAKMDFVVYETWKKEKHYLNEEAKQLFQNLEKLIPDAESRIIHSDKKEQHFIVRTFTDRSPGAYYLYYAENNFLKKLSDINPSIKEEEMCEMKPISYLTADGFKINGYLTLPLGLEPEQLPVVVIPHNGPGQRNSWGFNSDVQFLANRGYAVLQVNYRGSTGYGKEFYAAGFKEWGQKIQQDVDAGVQWLIDQKIADPQRVAIYGYGFGGLVAINSAVANPKMYKCAGSSAGVLNLFSYLKTIPPFLTANLQMFYEMVGNPDKDAEYMRQASPVFHADKVKIPIFITQNSKDPRINGNDAVQFVKELKKLNSPVTYLEKEDNKSVLNREEARKKSYAALELFLKDNLRKR
- a CDS encoding sensor histidine kinase, producing MPKESVKESGYRKNFSLIVTFIGLISVLFILSLFLAFNFSKKKIEGDFVSAKTNVLEESIKPYNDFFLNKLPEISYYNGYLDSTTAAKFVDTILLKYPFVKKVVFFDAEVRNARYEENGLNVGNFSVGMKSVYQFGTYIPEDSVKIFGTNSIASNTTLENFNELALKLYTFVHKLDTSRVPSQEDLFSNFSNIRPNRIDYFNIPRFEDLKVYKQMINTKLPSEPVYQQDMLSFELDPLKIKIKNNRPLLYQSVRIEPVTYDPLETSSEYVTGEITLGGPFSAYKLYFISAKSFIKKEIFSYFFPIAALILLFYGLLLLVAFLIYRNLNINHKMFKLQYDFITNLTHEFKTPVLSVIKIAGNNIKSAASISEREQKLYGKILDEEADKLNGLMNKLLAFTQIENKAVKLNEDRVNITEFIESTIDVHQLKHPDFKLSYEVTDFTHFTTDPVLLGSLFDNLLENAYKYSQPDKKQMHITARLIKDKIVLRFKDAGIGIPASEINNIFKKFYRIQNQYNQAGSVGLGLAFCKELVNFMKGEISVRSVVNKGTEFKIVLPFNQ
- a CDS encoding tetratricopeptide repeat protein translates to MWAQDNVEEALAYQYYQQADYEKAASLLEKLFNRTRNDSYFDLYYTSLLKIKKYNEAESLVKRLIKQAPDKLNYQIALGRVYQENGKTADANKIYYTAIQNVAKNEFQVRDLANSFYRFEAYDMAVNTFLQGRKILNDDQLFAFELLSIYRFKKDKAALINEYLNALPANPQLLPQAQSVLANLFESNSDYQVLQSALLKKIQKDPQNEIYTELLIWQFIQQEAYEMALRQLIAQDKRTKNSANLLFNTANTFVANKAFATAIKAYEYLLTKGPENELYLPSKIQLINAKYELALLGKTEPAAIKALADEFSQIITQYGINSQTIFALKKLSYLQAYYLNDLPAAEKTLEQALKVPGLPGLEIGQLKIDLGDIYVLNKQPWEAVLVYEQVAKQYDNLPVASDARFRSARLSFYQGNFKFAKSQADVLKASTSQLMANDAINLSLLISDNLQNKNDSLALMMYADAEMLQFINNNSAALKKLDSIDIAYKNNSLADDILMAKARIFIKEKDFSKAENNLKQLIDNHTNSIWIDDAIFTLAELYENNLNNLEEAKKLYQRLITDFPGSMLNTEARKRYRNIRGDNLGT
- a CDS encoding response regulator transcription factor — protein: MSKDIKILIVEDDENLRFLTAMRLKTEGYQVIEEGDGASAVQTIAAEKPDIVLLDWMLPGKEGSEVCEEVRKNGFEGLIIMMTAKAQDVDKIDAYQFGASDYVTKPFNMDVLVAMLESKVKFLVNAERSEIHRFGNMEHHPNIHTLFRDGKKIELTILENRILLYFLRNPNQVISREDLMLEVWGYNSDVNTRTLDMHIVRLRKKIEVNPDNPQLLQTVRGVGYKFNVGS
- a CDS encoding DUF4286 family protein — translated: MLLYNVTLIIEESAVEEWLKWMQETHIPAVLATEKFVSNRLLRVLDSPNEGVTYCAQYVAESFADYEDYQLNFAPALQAELQQKFENRFVAFRTLMEFVN
- the rfbC gene encoding dTDP-4-dehydrorhamnose 3,5-epimerase, producing the protein MNIIETPIKDLFVLEPKVWKDNRGYFYESYSQKVFEDAGVKVNFVQDNQSFSQKGALRGLHAQASPFAQGKLVRVIQGSVVDVAVDIRKNSATYGQHFAIELSGENHKQLWVPPGFLHGFLTLEDDTIFTYKVTNYYDKASEIGVMWNDPTLNIDWAAYLDPSEFLFSDKDLALSNFDSFTSPF